A genomic stretch from Arachis stenosperma cultivar V10309 chromosome 3, arast.V10309.gnm1.PFL2, whole genome shotgun sequence includes:
- the LOC130965239 gene encoding ent-kaurenoic acid oxidase 1-like has translation MGQIELLTELRRLTFKIIIHIFLGTSSTSVMEALEKEYTKLNYGMRALRIDLPGFAFHKAFKARKNLVSIFQNVVNERRKEKLENPNKTAKDMLDQLIDAEDENGRKLADDEVIDIMIMYLNAGHESSGHTTMWATLILQQHPQYFQKAKQEQEEIVKRRPANQKSMTIKEYRQMDFLSKAIDETMRYITFSLMTFREAKRDVKLNGFLIPKGWKVFVWYRAIHQDPQVYPNLRIFDPSRFDISGWLLELMAYAYLAVSPPSMIAQSEEMAAAASNKSTAKKDSRYPEIEEQALCESSISKYNNNL, from the exons ATGGGGCAAATTGAGTTGCTGACTGAACTCAGAAGGCTTACCTTCAAGATCATCATCCACATTTTCCTTGGCACCTCCAGCACTTCTGTTATGGAAGCTTTGGAAAAGGAATACACTAAGCTTAACTATGGCATGAGAGCTTTGCGCATTGATCTTCCCGGTTTTGCATTCCACAAAGCCTTCAAG GCTAGAAAGAATCTAGTTAGCATATTTCAAAATGTTGTGAATGAGAGGAGAAAGGAGAAGTTAGAAAATCCAAACAAAACAGCAAAAGATATGTTGGATCAACTGATTGATGCTGAAGACGAGAACGGTAGGAAATTGGCTGATGATGAAGTGATTGACATTATGATAATGTATTTGAATGCTGGACATGAATCTTCTGGACACACTACCATGTGGGCTACTTTGATCCTTCAACAGCACCCTCAGTATTTCCAAAAGGCTAAGCAAGAACAGGAAGAGATCGTAAAGCGGAGGCCAGCAAATCAGAAGAGTATGACAATAAAGGAATATAGGCAGATGGATTTCCTCTCTAAG GCAATTGATGAAACTATGCGCTATATTACCTTCTCTTTAATGACATTTCGGGAGGCAAAGCGTGATGTCAAACTGAATG GTTTTCTTATTCCCAAAGGTTGGAAGGTTTTTGTTTGGTATAGGGCTATTCACCAAGACCCTCAGGTTTATCCTAATCTAAGGATATTTGATCCTTCAAGATTCGAT ATTTCTGGTTGGCTATTGGAGTTAATGGCTTATGCTTATTTAGCTGTTAGTCCTCCAAGCATGATAGCGCAATCTGAAGAG ATGGCTGCAGCAGCATCAAATAAAAGTACCGCCAAGAAAGATTCGAGATATCCTGAAATAGAGGAGCAAGCATTGTGCGAATCCAGTATATCAAAATACAACAATAATTTGTAA